The following are from one region of the Vicinamibacterales bacterium genome:
- a CDS encoding NIPSNAP family protein, producing MRNKIIVGVVLILSGFAVGRASQPAPSHIYELRTYTAAEGKLDAVNARFRDNTRRIFDRHGMKSVGYWLPTEGDKAGTTLIYILEHPSREDARKHWAEFNADPEWQKVKAESEKDGKIVIKAESVFMSPTDYSPIK from the coding sequence ATGAGGAACAAAATCATCGTCGGCGTCGTTCTGATCTTGAGCGGGTTTGCGGTCGGCCGGGCCAGCCAGCCCGCGCCGTCACACATCTACGAGCTGCGCACCTACACGGCCGCGGAGGGCAAGCTCGACGCGGTCAACGCGCGCTTCCGCGACAACACCCGCCGCATCTTCGACCGCCACGGCATGAAGAGCGTCGGCTACTGGCTCCCGACCGAGGGAGACAAGGCCGGCACCACCCTCATCTACATCCTCGAGCACCCGAGCCGCGAAGACGCCCGGAAGCACTGGGCGGAGTTCAACGCCGATCCAGAGTGGCAGAAGGTCAAGGCGGAGTCCGAGAAGGACGGCAAGATCGTGATCAAAGCCGAGTCGGTGTTCATGTCGCCGACCGATTACTCGCCGATCAAGTAA
- a CDS encoding sigma-70 family RNA polymerase sigma factor, which produces MNAPHEFEAFVRRYQDMVFATAVRLLGSPADAEDAAQTVFLRAFQRYDEVVRSPAAAGWLKTTTRNVCLNHLARYRSRWRFFSELSDEGRAGYADGIAADVLPIVEQLERADLGAALEQAVRGLPDHQRVPLVLFHFDGASYREIADTLGVSLPKVKTDIHRGRETLRRLLGGTAVVR; this is translated from the coding sequence GTGAACGCCCCTCACGAGTTCGAGGCGTTCGTGCGGAGGTACCAGGACATGGTATTCGCCACGGCGGTGCGGCTCCTCGGCAGCCCCGCCGACGCGGAGGATGCGGCCCAGACCGTATTCCTCCGCGCGTTCCAGCGCTACGACGAGGTCGTCAGGAGCCCGGCCGCCGCCGGCTGGCTGAAGACCACGACGCGGAACGTGTGCCTGAACCACCTGGCGCGCTACCGCTCCCGCTGGCGGTTCTTCAGCGAGCTGAGCGACGAGGGGCGCGCCGGCTACGCCGACGGGATTGCCGCCGACGTGCTGCCGATCGTCGAGCAGCTCGAACGGGCGGATCTGGGTGCGGCGCTCGAACAGGCCGTGCGCGGCCTGCCGGATCACCAGCGCGTGCCGCTGGTGCTGTTCCACTTCGACGGCGCCAGCTACCGGGAGATCGCCGACACACTCGGCGTCTCGTTGCCCAAGGTCAAGACCGACATCCACCGCGGACGCGAGACGCTGCGCCGCTTGCTAGGGGGGACCGCTGTCGTTCGATGA